In Balneolaceae bacterium, the genomic window TTTTCGTTCAGACCGAAGTTCGTAAAACCATACCGTCTGTTCAAATCTTAAATACAATTCATTCTGACCTTGTCTGCCGAAGCTTAACGTAGGTGAGGATTTCAAAGGCTGCAAACGATGACCGTCATCCGAACTCGATTCAGGTCTCTTGATACTGGCTATAAAGACGAATGGAGAATCTGAATCGAGTTCAGATTGACGCATACCCGGTTGCAAAGCCTTCTTCAAGGTTTGCATCACAGCCGAGAGCTTTTGGTTCCTTTGACGGTTCAAAAGGAAAAAGACACAACCAATAGGTTTGCTCCATAATCCTTACGTCTTGTTAGACGATAAATCTGTTTTCCATTAAAGATGATGATAAAAAGTTTGTAAGCACCGGCTATAAATGTGTAAACTCACATCGATCAGTAGATTGTGAATAAAATTCTTTATGAGTAAAAAAGCTACATACAGTACCGTATTTTTATTTACACTTATTTATGTACTCAGTTTTGTAGACCGACAAATTGTAGCCGTACTGGGCGTTCAAATTCGGGATGCGTTGCAAATCAATAATTTCCAGATCGGACTACTGTACGGACCGGCTTTTTCTTTTATCTATGCTGTTGCCGGAATACCGATGGGGCGTTTGGCCGATAAGACCTCCCGAAAAGCGATGATCTGTCTCGGATTATTCATCTGGAGTTTCATGACGGTAATCAGTGGTTTCGCAGCTTCGTTTCTTTTCCTGGTTACTGCAAGATTGTTTGTGGGCTTAAGCCAGGCGATGTTGAGCCCGGCTGTTTACTCGTACCTGGCAGATACATTTTCTCCGGAGAAAAGAGCGACAATTTTTTCATTCTATACAGGCGGAATTTTTATCGGTGTAGGATTGTCATTTTTAATTGGTGGTTCTATCTCAATTGCCTACGACTGGAGAATGGCGATGGTAGCTGTCGGAATTCCGGGATTGATAATCGCACCGCTCACCTGGTGGTTTTTAAAAGAGCCCAAACGCCCTTATCACAAAATAAAAACAGAAAACAATACGCTTACCGAGATTGTGGAAATACTCAAAAAAAGAACCATTCGCTGGCATCTTATTGGTTTTTCATGCCTCGCCTGTACCGGGTATACACTGCTCGCTTTTGCAGGAAATATCTTTAGCGATACATTTAATCAGCCAGAACTTATACCAGCTTTTGGATGGTTTATGATGGGTGTTGCCATAACCGTTGTGCTTTCCGGAAGAATGGCCGATTGGTTAGCCAAAAGAAAACCTGAATACCGCTTTTTGATGGGAATTGTGGCTGCACTTGGCGGACTTCCTTTCTATCTGTTTGGATTGTTCCAGCCCGATGCAACCCTTGCATTTATCTGTGTGGGCGTTGGAGTTCTGATTTCATCCTCCTATAACGGCGTTGCTGCTGCACTTTTGCAATATTTTGTTCGGGGAGATCAACGGGCCCTGGCCGGAGGTATCTATCTTTTTGTGATCAGCATTGCCGGATTTGGTTTGGGCCCGCCAATTGGGGGATGGCTGATCGATTCTGTCTATTCAGGCCCATACACTGTATCATATTCATTTATTACAATCATGATATTTTGTAGTACCTTAGCCACGATTTCTTTT contains:
- a CDS encoding MFS transporter produces the protein MSKKATYSTVFLFTLIYVLSFVDRQIVAVLGVQIRDALQINNFQIGLLYGPAFSFIYAVAGIPMGRLADKTSRKAMICLGLFIWSFMTVISGFAASFLFLVTARLFVGLSQAMLSPAVYSYLADTFSPEKRATIFSFYTGGIFIGVGLSFLIGGSISIAYDWRMAMVAVGIPGLIIAPLTWWFLKEPKRPYHKIKTENNTLTEIVEILKKRTIRWHLIGFSCLACTGYTLLAFAGNIFSDTFNQPELIPAFGWFMMGVAITVVLSGRMADWLAKRKPEYRFLMGIVAALGGLPFYLFGLFQPDATLAFICVGVGVLISSSYNGVAAALLQYFVRGDQRALAGGIYLFVISIAGFGLGPPIGGWLIDSVYSGPYTVSYSFITIMIFCSTLATISFVQAMKSYHLDVVKKD